In Thiobacter sp. AK1, a single window of DNA contains:
- a CDS encoding pilus assembly PilX family protein, translated as MNSSQQGSSLIMALLFIVAIGVLTMAALNTTTIQERIVGNSRDRNLAFQAAEAALRDAERDIDANVNVATVFSSTCANGLCTYSTTGVPQFATIDWTNAAVTRTYGAFTGATALANVTQQPRYIIEKLPPPPAVVGESVALGIKPQANRSAYRITALGYGARSETRVMLQSTYVRQQ; from the coding sequence ATGAACAGCTCGCAGCAAGGATCGTCCCTCATCATGGCGCTCCTGTTTATCGTCGCCATCGGTGTGCTGACTATGGCGGCGCTAAATACCACCACGATTCAGGAGCGGATCGTGGGCAACAGCCGTGACCGGAACTTGGCCTTCCAGGCTGCGGAAGCTGCGTTGCGGGATGCGGAACGGGACATCGACGCGAATGTCAACGTGGCCACCGTCTTTTCTTCCACCTGTGCTAACGGACTGTGCACCTATTCCACGACTGGCGTGCCCCAATTCGCCACCATCGATTGGACAAACGCTGCTGTTACCCGCACCTATGGCGCCTTTACGGGTGCCACCGCTTTAGCGAACGTGACGCAACAACCCCGCTACATCATTGAAAAGCTCCCCCCCCCGCCCGCGGTCGTAGGGGAATCGGTGGCGCTAGGCATCAAACCGCAAGCCAACCGGAGCGCGTACCGCATCACCGCGCTGGGATACGGGGCAAGAAGCGAAACGCGGGTGATGTTGCAGTCCACCTACGTACGCCAACAATAG
- a CDS encoding pilus assembly protein, producing MRMRLLRSIPLTLLFGFAGSTVAAPLALSQSPLFLSSGVTPNVLVIYDNSQSMDAFMAGTITNGDDPNTRGNIARGALRELITNYRTAFRWGLMSFELASTPQKWFTYAYYMGNPGATPGSGTMEFTDDCTGIGSNGIGTSTSHGGLRCVANPQPFSGGNYVTFDKSSDDLNILDALYTPTNFGPALWLIPKSGAATEKQYKAYKIHSTGGAWNASDFSASVGTLGFCPTDAGFTTTPYGAPDLCGYAAAAYQRQLNLPRGWGYISPSGVTGKGKLLESIQNDSTSHYNTLMTLLGSETESPAETPGTPTTPEIKNAATFTPLEGSLTSAKNYFTGASSPIQASCQKNFVVLATDGMPTAKTNGDMWPLSDQGGIYNATTNTWTWKPAVQGVLDAINSLRAATFGGNTYDINTYIVALGDSVANTTAVAAMNAMAATGGTSAAYFASDATALNNAFAAIAQDITSKTGAASAVTLNTSTWNSGAFVYQARFNSGDWSGQLLAYAVASGGTLAATPSWDAGQIINGQNWDTGRNILTYKRSAPFGSRGIPFRWPVNPSAPGPTELDAPQSNWLSKNMAGTVDGFGNLRLKYIRGDASQECMTCTPKFRPRPTSKLGDIATSSPVYVAAPAFYYPPTLEAVDYASFYSARASRTPVLYVGANDGMLHAFDANSGQELFAYVPTPVYRNFGAFTDPAYSHRYFVDGTPTVGDVFYGGNWHTILVSGLRGGGQGIFALDITDPSSFNEANASNIVRWEFTDADDPDLGYTYGQPIIVKVRSGSGTTKWAAIFGNGYNNTEADGAASSTGYAVLYVVDIENGNLISKITTKSGSSTTPNGLATPVAIDVDGDYVVDYVYAGDLQGNLWKFDLTNNNPSNWKSAFMSGSTPQPLFSTGTTTKPIMVRPDVARHPQGGYLVTFGTGSYIASGDNSTTDVQTIYGIWDKNTGSSSDKVTPSDLVQQSVINTYVGPDGKTYRLTTHAVGVPADATFAGDNTITQSAYYSTKKGWYMNLPQYGASSIAERDVTDPVIRSGRAIFATMIPSTALCSYGGDGWIQEFDLYTGNRLTTGVFDVNGDGFITSADMLGEAHVSGRKISSIPVSPGFLRDEDKLKKKPTETKYVNTSAGNVESIKETGGNVNQGRTSWVEIFE from the coding sequence ATGAGAATGCGTTTGCTTCGTAGCATACCTTTGACCCTGCTCTTTGGATTCGCAGGCAGCACTGTTGCCGCCCCCCTCGCCTTGTCTCAGTCGCCCCTCTTTCTCAGTAGCGGCGTCACACCAAACGTCCTGGTAATTTACGATAACAGCCAATCCATGGATGCCTTCATGGCGGGAACCATTACAAATGGGGATGACCCCAATACACGCGGCAACATCGCCCGCGGGGCATTGCGCGAGCTTATCACCAACTACCGCACGGCTTTCCGCTGGGGACTGATGAGCTTCGAACTGGCCAGCACGCCTCAAAAATGGTTCACCTATGCGTATTACATGGGCAACCCTGGGGCGACACCCGGTAGTGGCACGATGGAATTCACCGATGACTGCACGGGCATTGGCAGCAATGGAATTGGCACGTCCACCAGTCACGGCGGGTTACGCTGCGTGGCAAATCCCCAGCCATTCTCCGGTGGAAATTACGTCACTTTTGACAAATCGAGCGATGACCTAAACATCCTGGACGCGCTCTACACGCCCACCAACTTTGGTCCCGCTCTGTGGTTGATTCCCAAGTCCGGCGCCGCCACGGAGAAACAGTATAAGGCTTATAAAATTCACAGCACCGGGGGCGCTTGGAATGCCAGCGATTTTAGCGCCTCGGTTGGCACGCTGGGTTTCTGTCCTACCGATGCCGGGTTCACCACTACGCCCTATGGCGCCCCTGACTTGTGCGGCTATGCTGCGGCCGCCTATCAAAGACAGCTCAATCTGCCGCGAGGCTGGGGTTATATCAGCCCCTCAGGCGTCACTGGAAAGGGTAAACTGCTGGAAAGCATCCAGAACGATTCCACGTCTCACTACAACACCTTGATGACGCTGCTTGGATCCGAGACCGAAAGTCCTGCCGAGACCCCCGGCACGCCCACGACACCAGAAATCAAAAATGCTGCGACCTTCACGCCGCTGGAAGGTAGCCTGACATCGGCGAAGAATTATTTCACGGGCGCAAGCAGCCCAATCCAGGCCAGCTGCCAAAAGAATTTCGTGGTGCTCGCCACGGATGGCATGCCCACCGCGAAAACCAATGGCGATATGTGGCCCTTGAGCGACCAGGGCGGGATCTACAATGCAACCACCAACACCTGGACCTGGAAACCCGCCGTACAGGGTGTGCTCGACGCTATCAACAGTCTGAGAGCGGCCACGTTCGGCGGCAATACATATGACATCAACACCTACATCGTGGCCCTCGGTGATTCGGTTGCAAACACCACTGCCGTCGCCGCCATGAATGCGATGGCCGCGACAGGAGGAACGAGCGCAGCCTACTTTGCCTCCGACGCCACAGCCCTCAATAACGCGTTTGCGGCCATCGCCCAGGACATCACTTCGAAGACCGGCGCAGCGAGCGCGGTTACGCTGAACACGAGCACATGGAATTCCGGCGCCTTTGTCTATCAAGCGCGCTTCAACTCGGGCGACTGGAGCGGCCAACTCCTCGCCTATGCGGTCGCATCGGGTGGCACCCTGGCCGCCACCCCGAGCTGGGACGCGGGACAGATCATCAATGGACAAAACTGGGATACTGGCCGCAACATCCTGACCTATAAACGCTCGGCACCGTTTGGCAGCCGGGGCATCCCCTTTCGCTGGCCCGTCAATCCCAGCGCGCCCGGCCCCACCGAACTGGACGCCCCCCAATCTAACTGGCTCAGTAAAAACATGGCAGGTACAGTGGACGGGTTTGGCAATTTGCGACTCAAGTACATTCGGGGGGATGCAAGCCAGGAGTGCATGACGTGCACGCCAAAATTCCGTCCTCGACCCACCAGCAAGCTGGGCGACATCGCCACGTCTTCACCCGTGTACGTTGCAGCGCCCGCTTTCTACTATCCGCCGACACTGGAAGCAGTAGACTATGCGAGCTTCTATAGCGCGCGCGCCAGCCGCACTCCGGTACTTTACGTGGGTGCCAATGATGGCATGCTGCACGCGTTCGACGCCAACAGCGGTCAGGAGCTGTTCGCGTACGTGCCGACCCCGGTATATCGAAATTTCGGGGCTTTCACTGACCCTGCTTATTCCCATCGCTATTTCGTGGACGGCACACCGACCGTGGGAGATGTGTTCTATGGCGGCAATTGGCACACGATCCTGGTAAGCGGCCTACGAGGGGGCGGTCAGGGTATCTTTGCGCTGGATATTACCGACCCGAGCAGCTTCAACGAAGCCAATGCCAGCAATATCGTCCGGTGGGAATTTACGGACGCCGATGATCCCGATTTGGGCTATACGTATGGGCAGCCCATTATCGTGAAGGTTCGATCAGGAAGCGGCACGACCAAATGGGCCGCCATATTTGGCAACGGTTACAACAATACCGAGGCCGACGGCGCTGCCAGCTCGACCGGATATGCAGTGCTCTATGTGGTCGATATCGAGAATGGAAATTTGATCAGCAAAATCACCACCAAGTCGGGTTCGAGTACCACCCCGAATGGCTTGGCGACCCCCGTCGCAATAGACGTGGATGGGGACTATGTGGTGGATTACGTTTACGCCGGTGATCTGCAGGGCAACCTGTGGAAGTTCGATCTGACTAATAACAACCCGTCGAACTGGAAATCCGCGTTTATGAGTGGATCGACGCCCCAACCGCTGTTCAGCACCGGGACAACCACCAAACCAATCATGGTACGTCCCGATGTTGCGCGGCATCCGCAGGGCGGTTATTTGGTCACCTTTGGTACTGGCTCTTACATTGCCAGCGGTGACAACAGCACGACAGACGTGCAGACAATCTACGGCATTTGGGACAAAAACACAGGCAGCAGTAGCGACAAAGTCACGCCATCCGATCTAGTTCAGCAATCCGTCATTAACACTTATGTTGGCCCTGATGGCAAAACCTACCGCTTGACCACCCATGCAGTAGGCGTCCCAGCGGATGCGACGTTCGCGGGTGACAATACCATCACCCAGAGCGCGTATTACTCAACCAAAAAGGGATGGTACATGAACCTACCCCAGTACGGCGCGAGTTCGATCGCCGAAAGGGATGTGACCGATCCTGTGATACGGTCCGGCCGTGCCATCTTTGCGACGATGATCCCCAGCACTGCTTTGTGCTCCTATGGTGGTGACGGTTGGATCCAGGAATTCGACCTCTACACAGGCAATCGCCTTACGACCGGTGTGTTCGACGTCAACGGGGATGGGTTCATCACCAGTGCAGATATGCTAGGTGAGGCACATGTCTCGGGCAGAAAGATTTCAAGTATCCCCGTCTCCCCCGGCTTTCTGCGAGACGAAGATAAACTCAAGAAAAAACCCACGGAAACCAAGTACGTGAACACGTCGGCGGGTAATGTCGAGTCGATCAAGGAGACCGGAGGCAACGTGAACCAAGGCCGGACTTCTTGGGTTGAAATCTTTGAATGA
- a CDS encoding type IV pilin protein codes for MIVVTIIGILAAIAYPSYVEYVQRSRRAEARAALLGAVQALERYYTERNTYSGATLGVGGIYPSASEHGFYTLALNTPSATSYTLTATPQGSQAGDQCGSFSINEQGVKSVSGGSLPVDVCW; via the coding sequence ATGATCGTCGTGACGATCATTGGCATTCTGGCGGCCATCGCCTACCCCTCGTACGTCGAGTATGTACAGAGGTCGCGCCGGGCCGAAGCGAGAGCTGCGCTACTGGGCGCCGTTCAGGCTCTGGAGCGCTATTACACGGAGCGCAATACGTACTCCGGGGCCACCTTAGGCGTTGGCGGTATTTACCCCAGCGCAAGCGAACATGGCTTCTACACCCTGGCTTTGAATACACCTAGCGCGACCAGCTATACGCTGACGGCAACGCCCCAAGGAAGTCAGGCAGGGGATCAGTGTGGAAGTTTTTCCATCAACGAACAGGGAGTCAAATCCGTTTCTGGGGGGAGCTTACCAGTTGATGTGTGTTGGTAG
- the ispH gene encoding 4-hydroxy-3-methylbut-2-enyl diphosphate reductase, with product MQVILANPRGFCAGVDRAIEIVERALERFGAPIYVRHEVVHNRFVVENLKARGAVFVDELSEVPTGATVIFSAHGVSRAVREEAAARGLRVFDATCPLVTKVHVEVARMHAAGKEIIMIGHQGHPEVEGTMGQAEGGMYLVESPEDVAQLTVKDPDNLAFVTQTTLSVDDAAKIIEALRARFPQIQGPKKDDICYATQNRQDAVKRLAAECDVVIVVGSKNSSNSNRLREVAENLGATAFLVDSAADLNAAWFAGAKRVGLTAGASAPEALVQEVVAWLTHLGAQVTELESSPEVVHFPLPRVLASDAPSSLGVPGRAND from the coding sequence ATGCAAGTGATTCTGGCCAACCCGCGGGGGTTCTGCGCTGGCGTGGATCGGGCCATCGAAATCGTGGAGCGGGCACTGGAACGTTTTGGCGCGCCGATCTACGTACGCCACGAGGTCGTGCACAACCGCTTCGTGGTGGAAAACCTCAAGGCACGCGGCGCGGTATTCGTGGACGAACTCTCCGAAGTGCCCACTGGGGCGACCGTCATCTTTAGCGCCCATGGCGTGTCCCGCGCGGTGCGCGAGGAAGCCGCAGCGCGGGGGTTGCGGGTGTTCGATGCCACCTGCCCACTGGTGACCAAGGTCCACGTGGAAGTGGCACGCATGCATGCTGCCGGTAAGGAAATCATCATGATCGGCCACCAGGGCCACCCCGAGGTGGAAGGCACCATGGGGCAGGCCGAGGGCGGCATGTATTTGGTGGAAAGCCCGGAGGACGTGGCGCAGCTGACGGTCAAGGATCCGGACAACCTCGCCTTCGTCACCCAGACCACCCTCTCGGTGGACGATGCCGCGAAAATAATCGAGGCGCTACGCGCACGCTTTCCCCAGATCCAGGGTCCAAAGAAGGACGACATCTGCTACGCGACTCAGAACCGCCAGGATGCCGTCAAACGCTTAGCGGCCGAATGTGACGTGGTTATCGTCGTCGGCTCCAAGAACAGCTCCAACTCCAACCGCCTGCGCGAGGTGGCGGAGAACCTGGGCGCCACTGCCTTCCTGGTGGATAGCGCCGCAGACCTTAACGCCGCTTGGTTTGCGGGCGCAAAGCGCGTAGGCCTCACTGCCGGCGCCTCGGCCCCCGAGGCGCTGGTGCAGGAAGTGGTAGCCTGGCTCACACACCTCGGCGCCCAGGTTACCGAGCTCGAATCTTCGCCCGAGGTGGTGCATTTCCCTTTGCCGAGGGTGTTGGCCTCCGATGCGCCGTCCAGCCTAGGTGTTCCAGGCCGGGCCAATGACTAA
- a CDS encoding cold shock domain-containing protein: MAMGIVKWFNNSKGYGFIQPEEGEDLFVHYSSILMDGYRTLRGGQRVTFDISHGEKGAHAINVVPAPDSPAP; encoded by the coding sequence ATGGCCATGGGCATCGTCAAGTGGTTCAACAATAGCAAGGGCTATGGGTTCATCCAGCCCGAGGAAGGTGAGGATCTGTTTGTCCACTACTCGTCCATCCTGATGGACGGCTACCGCACCCTGCGTGGCGGGCAGCGGGTCACCTTCGACATTTCCCACGGCGAGAAGGGCGCCCACGCCATCAACGTGGTGCCGGCTCCGGATTCGCCGGCGCCCTGA
- a CDS encoding FKBP-type peptidyl-prolyl cis-trans isomerase, producing MKRVGWGDTILLHYRLAAGVGEVVESTFEGEPAVLTLGTGELAENLERCLIGLQPGETHVFLLQPEQAFGACDPARVHRLPLAAFPPEMPVTPRALIEFALPNGSRLLGTVLERDAKTALVDFNHPLCGCPVQFEVQVLEIRAPANPEPAPR from the coding sequence ATGAAGCGCGTGGGCTGGGGCGATACGATCTTGCTCCACTACCGCCTGGCAGCGGGGGTGGGTGAGGTGGTGGAGAGCACCTTTGAAGGCGAACCCGCAGTGCTCACCTTGGGTACAGGGGAACTGGCAGAGAATCTGGAACGCTGTCTGATCGGCTTGCAACCCGGGGAGACCCACGTTTTTTTACTGCAGCCCGAGCAAGCCTTTGGCGCGTGCGATCCGGCGCGCGTGCATCGGCTGCCGCTCGCCGCCTTTCCGCCGGAGATGCCGGTTACACCGCGGGCGTTGATCGAATTCGCCCTGCCCAACGGTAGCCGGTTGTTGGGTACGGTCCTGGAGCGGGACGCAAAGACCGCTTTGGTTGACTTCAACCATCCCTTGTGCGGTTGCCCTGTGCAGTTCGAGGTGCAGGTGCTGGAAATCAGGGCGCCGGCGAATCCGGAGCCGGCACCACGTTGA
- the lspA gene encoding signal peptidase II yields MLKARRFSWYGLAVVLIALDQASKAWVTTHFLPGEQRTVTPFFNLVLAHNTGAAFSLLAEAGGWQRVFFIAVALIATAVIVWLIERHREEPRFCFALSLILGGALGNLIDRLRLGYVVDFLDFHAAGWHWPAFNVADTAITVGALLLVWDSLRRGTASKS; encoded by the coding sequence ATGCTTAAGGCGCGACGCTTCTCCTGGTACGGCTTGGCGGTCGTCCTCATCGCACTGGATCAGGCGAGCAAGGCCTGGGTGACGACCCATTTCCTGCCGGGCGAGCAGCGCACCGTGACGCCCTTCTTCAACCTGGTGCTGGCCCACAACACGGGCGCCGCCTTCAGCCTGCTGGCCGAGGCCGGGGGCTGGCAGAGGGTGTTTTTCATCGCCGTGGCGCTTATCGCCACTGCCGTCATCGTCTGGCTCATCGAGCGGCACCGTGAGGAACCCCGCTTCTGTTTCGCCCTGAGCCTGATCTTGGGCGGCGCGCTGGGCAATCTCATCGACCGCCTGCGTCTCGGCTACGTGGTGGACTTTCTCGACTTCCATGCCGCAGGCTGGCACTGGCCGGCCTTCAACGTTGCCGACACGGCCATCACCGTCGGCGCGCTCCTCTTGGTGTGGGACAGCCTGCGTCGTGGCACTGCGTCCAAATCATGA
- the ileS gene encoding isoleucine--tRNA ligase produces MADYKSTLNLPDTPFPMRGDLAKREPGMLARWQQNRLYQRVREAAQGRPKFILHDGPPYANGDIHIGHAVNKVLKDIIVKSKTLAGFDAPYVPGWDCHGLPIELQVEKEYGKDIDPARFRQLCRAYAASQIERQKKDFIRLGVLGDWDHPYLTMDYRFEADIMRLLGQVLENGYLYQGLKPVHWCVDCGSALAEAEVEYEDKTSPAIDVAFPVLDPAVLAQRVGLEALPEATFAVIWTTTPWTLPANQAISAHADFYYDLVQTEKGVLLIARDLVEACMARYGIAQWEVLASIRGTSLEGVMFRHPFYAREVPLILGEHVTLEAGTGLVHTAPGHGLEDYVVGLRYGLPVDNPVGDDGRFRADTPLVGGQSVWAANKTVIEALANGGRLMCQQTLKHSYPHCWRHKTPIIFRATRQWFIGMDRVGQGGESLRSRALDEVERTRFFPAWGRPRLEAMIRNRPDWCVSRQRNWGVPLPLFVHRQTGELHPRTRELIEEAARRVEQAGIEAWFSLDPQELLGTEAAHYHKVTDTLDVWFDSGATHACVLKVRPELNHPADLYLEGSDQHRGWFQSSLLTGCATDGHAPFRALLTHGFVVDGQGHKMSKSRGNVVAPQKVIDTLGADILRLWVAATDYSGELSISDEILKRVVEAYRRLRNTLRFLLANLADFDPARDGLPVEAWFDIDRYAWVMTSDLQAELETHYAEFEFHHVVQKLQTFCSEDLGGFYLDILKDRLYTSGQNSRARRSAQNALYHITHALTRLLAPVLSFTGEEVWAVLTGREDDSVFLQTWYRHDLPKDAPALRAKWQAIREVKAAVQKRLEEVRAAGGIGSSLQAEVEIHASGAKYAVLRELEDDLRFVLITSRAEVIEAPDAAHERIEVTPSPHPKCERCWHWRADVGSDPAHPTLCGRCLANLFGGGEPRRHA; encoded by the coding sequence ATGGCTGATTACAAGAGCACGCTAAACCTGCCGGACACGCCGTTCCCCATGCGCGGTGATCTGGCCAAACGCGAGCCCGGCATGCTCGCGCGCTGGCAGCAGAACCGTCTCTATCAACGCGTCCGGGAAGCCGCGCAGGGTCGGCCCAAGTTCATCCTGCACGATGGGCCGCCTTATGCCAATGGCGACATCCACATTGGCCATGCGGTGAACAAGGTGCTCAAGGACATCATCGTCAAGAGCAAGACCCTGGCCGGCTTCGACGCGCCCTATGTGCCGGGCTGGGATTGCCATGGCCTGCCCATCGAGCTGCAGGTGGAAAAGGAATACGGCAAGGACATCGACCCGGCACGCTTCCGACAATTGTGCCGGGCCTATGCTGCGAGCCAGATCGAACGCCAGAAGAAGGATTTCATCCGCCTGGGCGTCTTGGGCGATTGGGACCACCCCTATCTCACCATGGACTACCGCTTCGAGGCGGACATCATGCGCTTGCTGGGCCAGGTGCTGGAAAACGGCTACCTGTATCAGGGCCTCAAACCTGTGCACTGGTGTGTGGACTGTGGTTCCGCTTTGGCCGAGGCGGAAGTGGAATACGAGGACAAGACCTCGCCCGCCATCGACGTCGCCTTTCCGGTGCTGGACCCTGCCGTGCTCGCCCAGCGCGTGGGGCTCGAAGCGCTACCCGAGGCAACCTTCGCCGTCATCTGGACCACCACTCCGTGGACCCTGCCGGCCAACCAGGCCATCAGCGCCCATGCCGATTTCTATTACGACCTGGTACAGACCGAGAAGGGCGTGCTGCTGATTGCGCGCGATCTGGTGGAAGCCTGCATGGCCCGCTACGGTATCGCCCAATGGGAGGTGCTGGCGAGTATAAGAGGCACGAGCCTGGAGGGTGTCATGTTCCGGCATCCTTTCTATGCGCGCGAAGTGCCGTTGATCCTCGGCGAACACGTGACCCTGGAGGCGGGCACAGGCCTGGTGCACACCGCACCCGGTCACGGTTTGGAAGACTACGTCGTCGGCTTGCGCTACGGGCTGCCGGTGGACAACCCCGTGGGCGACGATGGGCGCTTCCGCGCCGACACGCCGCTGGTGGGTGGGCAGTCGGTGTGGGCTGCCAACAAGACGGTGATCGAAGCGCTCGCCAATGGGGGACGGCTAATGTGCCAGCAGACCCTGAAGCATAGCTATCCCCATTGCTGGCGCCACAAGACGCCGATCATCTTTCGCGCCACGCGTCAGTGGTTCATCGGCATGGACCGCGTGGGGCAGGGTGGGGAAAGCTTGCGCAGCCGCGCGCTCGACGAGGTGGAGCGCACTCGTTTTTTCCCCGCCTGGGGCCGGCCCCGGCTGGAGGCCATGATCCGCAACCGGCCCGACTGGTGTGTCTCGCGCCAGCGTAACTGGGGCGTGCCACTGCCGCTTTTCGTGCATCGGCAGACCGGGGAGCTGCATCCGCGCACCCGCGAGCTCATCGAAGAAGCCGCGCGACGCGTGGAGCAAGCGGGCATCGAAGCCTGGTTCAGTCTCGATCCGCAGGAGCTACTAGGCACGGAGGCGGCCCACTACCACAAGGTGACGGATACACTGGATGTGTGGTTCGACTCCGGCGCCACGCACGCCTGCGTGCTCAAAGTGCGCCCCGAGCTCAATCATCCCGCGGATCTCTACCTGGAAGGCTCGGACCAGCACCGCGGCTGGTTTCAATCTTCCTTGCTTACCGGTTGCGCCACCGATGGCCACGCGCCCTTCCGGGCCCTGCTCACCCACGGTTTCGTGGTGGACGGCCAAGGGCACAAGATGAGCAAATCCCGCGGCAATGTGGTCGCGCCGCAAAAGGTGATCGACACCCTGGGTGCCGACATTCTCCGCCTGTGGGTAGCGGCCACCGATTACTCCGGTGAGCTTTCCATCTCGGACGAGATTCTCAAACGGGTGGTGGAAGCCTACCGGCGGCTACGCAACACACTGCGCTTCTTGCTGGCGAATCTCGCGGATTTCGATCCCGCGCGCGATGGCTTGCCGGTGGAGGCGTGGTTCGACATCGACCGCTATGCCTGGGTGATGACCAGCGACCTGCAGGCGGAACTGGAAACGCACTATGCCGAGTTTGAATTCCACCACGTGGTGCAGAAATTGCAGACCTTCTGCTCCGAGGACCTGGGCGGCTTCTATCTGGACATCCTCAAGGACCGGCTCTACACCAGCGGGCAGAATTCCCGGGCACGGCGCTCCGCCCAGAACGCCCTCTACCACATCACCCATGCCTTGACGCGGCTTCTCGCGCCGGTGCTTAGCTTCACCGGCGAGGAAGTGTGGGCGGTGCTCACCGGACGCGAGGACGACAGCGTGTTTCTGCAAACCTGGTATCGCCATGATCTGCCCAAGGATGCGCCGGCCCTGCGAGCCAAGTGGCAGGCCATCCGCGAAGTGAAGGCCGCGGTGCAGAAGCGGCTGGAGGAAGTGCGCGCGGCCGGCGGCATTGGTTCATCGCTGCAGGCCGAGGTGGAGATTCACGCCAGCGGCGCGAAATACGCGGTGCTGCGCGAGCTGGAAGACGACCTGCGCTTCGTGCTCATCACCTCCCGCGCCGAAGTGATCGAGGCGCCGGACGCCGCCCATGAGCGTATCGAGGTCACACCTAGCCCCCATCCCAAGTGTGAACGCTGCTGGCACTGGCGGGCCGACGTGGGTAGCGACCCGGCTCATCCGACCCTGTGCGGCCGTTGCCTCGCCAACCTGTTTGGCGGCGGGGAGCCGCGCCGCCATGCTTAA
- a CDS encoding bifunctional riboflavin kinase/FAD synthetase has protein sequence MLNVLNLTERACHAHAGVALTIGNFDGVHRGHQAMLARLKEAAAHRGLPAAVMTFEPHPREFFTPTQAPARLTSLREKLELMQALGVDLVYLCRFGSRFAALTAEEFIARILLDTVRAKWVLVGDDFRFGARRAGDFTLLARAGRQYGFEAETLPSVLVDGTRVSSTAVREALAAGDMAWAARLLGRPYSISGRVVHGDKLGVQLGFPTANIQMKHNRPPLSGIFAVELCGLDGAISGQCLPGVASLGVRPTVKENGVPTLEVHVFDFHERLYGAHVRVNFLHKLRDEEKYPTLEALIAQIERDVAEARRFFDARAQRGPSHQG, from the coding sequence ATGCTGAACGTGCTGAACTTAACCGAGCGCGCCTGTCATGCCCACGCAGGGGTCGCGCTCACCATCGGCAATTTCGATGGCGTGCATCGTGGCCATCAAGCCATGCTGGCGCGACTCAAGGAAGCGGCGGCGCACCGGGGCCTGCCGGCGGCGGTGATGACTTTCGAGCCCCATCCGCGGGAATTCTTCACGCCAACGCAGGCGCCCGCGCGACTCACAAGCCTGCGCGAGAAGCTAGAGCTGATGCAAGCCTTGGGTGTGGACTTGGTTTATCTGTGCCGCTTCGGTTCCCGCTTCGCTGCGCTCACGGCCGAGGAATTCATCGCCCGCATCCTGCTCGACACGGTGCGTGCCAAATGGGTGCTGGTGGGTGACGATTTCCGCTTTGGCGCGCGGCGTGCCGGCGATTTCACGCTGCTCGCGAGGGCTGGTCGGCAATACGGCTTCGAGGCGGAGACCCTGCCCAGCGTGCTGGTGGACGGCACGCGGGTATCCTCCACGGCGGTGCGAGAGGCGCTGGCCGCCGGCGACATGGCATGGGCCGCCAGACTGCTCGGTCGGCCCTACAGCATCAGCGGTCGCGTGGTGCACGGCGACAAGCTGGGCGTGCAACTGGGCTTTCCCACTGCCAATATCCAAATGAAGCACAACCGGCCGCCGTTGTCCGGCATCTTTGCGGTAGAATTGTGCGGCCTTGACGGCGCTATCTCCGGGCAGTGCCTGCCTGGGGTGGCGAGCCTGGGTGTGCGGCCTACGGTCAAAGAAAACGGTGTGCCCACCCTCGAGGTGCACGTCTTCGATTTCCACGAACGCCTCTATGGCGCCCATGTGCGGGTGAATTTCCTGCACAAGTTGCGCGACGAGGAAAAATACCCCACGCTGGAAGCCCTCATCGCCCAGATCGAGCGCGACGTGGCGGAGGCAAGGCGTTTTTTTGATGCCAGGGCGCAAAGGGGGCCAAGCCATCAAGGATGA